One Cucurbita pepo subsp. pepo cultivar mu-cu-16 chromosome LG09, ASM280686v2, whole genome shotgun sequence DNA window includes the following coding sequences:
- the LOC111801616 gene encoding lysosomal Pro-X carboxypeptidase-like, which translates to MMFLPCLLLILSACVSATQYRIPRLSIIDRDSEALSLPLSDDFKTFYYNQTLDHFNYRSESYTTFAHRYIINFKYWGGANSSAPILAYLGAEGPLDKDLNVVGFLTDNAAQFGALLVYIEHRYYGQSIPFGSREVALKNASTLGYFNSAQAIADYADVLIHVKKTLHAKYSPVIVLGGSYGGMLAAWFRLKYPHMALGALASSAPILYFDDITPYNAYYSIATKDFREVSESCYETIRDSWSEIETIASKPDGLSILSKEFNSCSPLENFFQLKDYLWTMYTAAAQYNRPPRYPVTRICDAIDGASSGSGIVGRIAAGVFAYKGNLSCYQIQPRDETETDVGWRWQRCSEMVMQLSTGNDTMFPAYNFELGSFIDYCNKLYGVSPRPHWVTTYYGGHDIKLILKRFGSNIIFSNGLRDPYSSGGVLHNLSGSLLALHTPNGSHCLDILRANETDPQWLVEQRETEVNIIKGWISKYYADLGSLNNI; encoded by the exons ATGATGTTTCTTCCTTGCTTACTTCTCATCCTTTCCGCCTGTGTTTCTGCAACACAGTACAGAATCCCAAGGCTTAGTATAATAGACAGAGATTCTGAAGCTTTGTCCTTGCCTCTTTCGGAtgattttaagacattttattacAACCAAACGTTGGATCACTTCAATTATAGGTCTGAAAGCTACACGACGTTCGCTCATAGAtatataatcaattttaaGTATTGGGGCGGCGCAAATTCCAGCGCTCCCATTCTTGCCTACTTGGGAGCTGAAGGTCCACTAGATAAAGATTTGAACGTTGTAGGGTTCTTGACTGATAATGCTGCTCAATTTGGGGCTCTTCTTGTTTATATTGAG CATCGTTATTATGGGCAATCGATACCCTTTGGATCAAGGGAGGTAGCATTGAAGAATGCAAGCACTTTAGGCTATTTCAACTCTGCTCAAGCAATAGCAGATTATGCTGATGTTCTTATACATGTTAAAAAGACGTTGCATGCTAAATATTCTCCTGTGATTGTTCTTGGTGGATCATATGGTGGAA TGTTGGCCGCATGGTTTCGTCTGAAATATCCTCATATGGCCCTTGGAGCTCTTGCTTCTTCCGCTCCAATCCTTTACTTCGACGATATCACGCCATATAATGCATACTATTCCATTGCCACTAAGGATTTCAGA GAAGTTAGTGAAAGTTGCTATGAAACTATTCGGGATTCCTGGTCCGAGATTGAAACAATTGCTTCCAAGCCTGATGGTCTTTCCATTCTTAGCAAAGAGTTCAACAGCTGCAG TCCTCTAGAGAACTTCTTTCAGCTGAAAGACTACTTGTGGACTATGTATACCGCCGCAGCCCAATACAACCGCCCACCAAGATATCCGGTCACTAGAATCTGTGATGCCATTGATGGAGCTTCATCTGGAAGTGGAATTGTTGGCAGAATTGCTGCAGGGGTGTTTGCTTATAAAGGAAATCTATCCTGCTACCAGATTCAGCCCAGAGATGAGACTGAAACCGATGTGGGATGGAGGTGGCAG AGATGCAGTGAAATGGTGATGCAATTAAGCACAGGCAATGATACTATGTTTCCAGCATACAATTTTGAGCTTGGAAGCTTCATAGATTACTGCAATAAGTTATACGGTGTGTCTCCGAGGCCTCACTGGGTCACCACCTATTATGGAGGCCAT GACATAAAACTCATCCTTAAGAGATTTGGCAGCAACATCATTTTCTCCAATGGACTCAGGGACCCTTATAGCAGCGGCGG AGTGTTGCATAACTTATCCGGCAGTCTCCTTGCACTCCATACGCCTAATG GATCTCATTGTTTGGACATTTTACGAGCAAATGAAACGGATCCACAGTGGTTGGTGGAACAAAGAGAGACAGAGGTTAACATCATTAAAGGATGGATCAGTAAGTACTATGCTGATCTTGGCAGTCTAAACAACATATAA
- the LOC111801613 gene encoding uncharacterized protein LOC111801613 translates to MAIAGLHNVSVHDSSFIRESQSQSQASRQLGNESNISTRASSLLRIWRGLEDEQVVRGTEERVSERSIDLSRNDAAERQSTVRGDDSENMGMNINENDTDTWSDIQTASQNDDEDSGEFGVVERERVRQIFREWMNSGVGEHSPNVSQMSNGSRAEWLGETEQERVRMIREWVQKNSQQRGTHDGNGEVQTAEVGTQVAQICDALVGNQHEGRIQRARRGIRRLCGRQALLDMVKKDERERQTEIQLLSEQQAVSGFAHRNRIQSLLKSRFLRNNRLTANARSVSVAESELGLLRLRHTVSGLREGFFSRLDNSVQDQASSRHSDTTYNSDDGDSLTDLNRTRSFEVLDDLPGRFGPSNEESHNAGSYSIGLTEVRSDLEGSTVEGREVSLDAVESTQEQVAENGLASQTADINSMEMREDSGQRMRRIFQETAANFLYCEVPQIDVEDHTSILDVESSIEQIDTREENDDIGVLSDHSGSFQDNDLENVDPLESTSHEELNEELGMGVEPNDWQESGFQLDEWENSIEEDINETQLESITTNWSGEFLSTTHRGDIHLQNAPGASHENVIFVEDVPNWLEGSPNREATSSRRSETFYFPEENNAPNGEIRELLNRRSVSTLLSSGFRESLDQLIRSYIDRQGHSTSNGDLDEMMSPYTSAEQEQEHDRQTTGQAGSVESHPLDLPLPPAMPPRQLWDHELSHDSWSRRDFRQQFGADWEIINDLRIDMSRLQQRMSNLQRMLETCMDMQLELQRSIKQEVSSALNRTSGSEGIFEDSLPDEEPKWDRVRKGICCICCDNHIDALLYRCGHMCTCSKCAKKLVEARGKCPMCHAPILEVIRAYSL, encoded by the exons ATGGCTATTGCTGGTCTACATAATGTCTCTGTTCAtgattcttcatttattaGAGAATCTCAATCTCAATCTCAAGCATCAAGGCAGTTAGGAAATGAAAGTAACATAAGCACCCGGGCATCCTCTCTTCTACGTATATGGCGAGGACTTGAGGATGAGCAAGTGGTGAGAGGCACAGAGGAGAGAGTTAGCGAAAGATCTATTGATCTCTCAAGAAATGATGCAGCTGAAAGGCAAAGTACTGTACGGGGGGATGATTCAGAGAATATGGGgatgaatatcaatgagaatGATACTGACACATGGTCCGACATACAAACTGCTTCACAAAATGATGATGAGGATTCTGGTGAATTTGGGGTTGTTGAGAGGGAGAGGGTTAGGCAAATTTTTAGAGAATGGATGAATAGTGGCGTGGGGGAACATTCACCTAACGTTTCCCAAATGAGTAACGGCTCAAGGGCAGAGTGGCTTGGTGAAACAGAGCAGGAGAGGGTGCGAATGATAAGAGAGTGGGTGCAAAAGAATAGCCAGCAGAGAGGCACTCATGATGGAAATGGGGAAGTCCAAACTGCTGAGGTAGGTACTCAGGTTGCACAAATTTGTGATGCATTGGTTGGAAATCAGCACGAAGGCCGGATCCAGCGTGCTAGGAGGGGTATTCGCAGGTTATGTGGCAGACAAGCTCTCCTTGATATGGTCAAGaaggatgagagagaaagacagACAGAAATTCAACTATTGTCAGAGCAACAAGCTGTATCAGGCTTTGCTCATCGCAACCGCATTCAG TCATTACTCAAAAGTAGATTCTTGCGAAACAATAGATTGACTGCAAATGCGAGATCTGTATCTGTTGCCGAATCCGAATTGGGCCTTTTAAGGCTAAGACATACAGTCTCTGGTTTGAG GGAAGGATTCTTCTCCAGATTGGATAATTCTGTTCAAGATCAAGCAAGTAGCCGGCATTCTGACACCACATATAACAGTGATGATGGTGATTCTCTAACTGACTTGAATCGTACGAGGAGTTTTGAGGTCCTAGATGATCTTCCTGGACGTTTTGGGCCAAGTAACGAGGAAAGTCATAATGCAGGCTCTTATAGCATTGGTCTAACTGAAGTCAGATCTGATCTAGAAGGAAGTACGGTTGAAGGTAGGGAAGTATCTCTTGATGCGGTAGAAAGTACACAAGAACAGGTTGCAGAGAATGGTTTAGCCAGCCAAACAGCTGATATCAACTCGATGGAGATGAGAGAAGATTCAGGACAACGTATGAGAAGAATTTTTCAAGAAACTGCTGCAAATTTTTTATACTGTGAAGTTCCTCAAATTGATGTCGAGGACCATACTAGCATACTAGATGTCGAATCTTCCATTGAACAAATTGATACCCGTGAGGAAAATGATGATATTGGAGTATTATCAGATCATTCTGGAAGTTTTCAAGACAATGATCTTGAAAATGTAGATCCGCTGGAATCTACTTCTCACGAGGAACTGAATGAAGAACTAGGTATGGGAGTTGAGCCAAATGATTGGCAAGAATCTGGTTTTCAACTGGATGAATGGGAAAATAGCATTGAAGAAGATATAAACGAAACTCAGTTGGAAAGCATCACTACTAATTGGTCTGGAGAATTCTTGAGTACAACACATAGAGGAGATATTCATCTGCAAAATGCACCTGGAGCTTCACATGAAAATGTTATCTTTGTGGAGGATGTGCCTAATTGGTTAGAGGGCTCTCCTAATCGGGAGGCTACATCTAGCCGAAGGTCGGAGACCTTTTATTTTCCTGAAGAGAATAATGCGCCTAATGGAGAAATCAGAGAACTTTTAAACAG GAGAAGTGTCTCTACTCTTCTTAGTAGTGGTTTTCGAGAAAGTCTTGACCAGTTAATTCGATCTTACATAGACAGGCAAGGTCACAGTACCAGTAATGGGGATCTAGACGAGATGATGTCCCCTTATACGTCTGCAGAACAAGAGCAAGAGCACGACAGGCAGACTACAGGTCAAGCGGGTTCTGTTGAGAGCCATCCACTTGATTTGCCTCTACCGCCTGCAATGCCCCCTCGGCAACTTTGGGATCATGAATTGAGTCATGATAGTTGGTCAAGGCGTGATTTTCGTCAGCAGTTTGGAGCG GATTGGGAGATCATTAACGATTTGAGGATCGATATGTCTAGGCTGCAGCAGAGGATGAGCAACCTACAAAGAATGTTGGAGACATGCATGGACATGCAACTTGAGCTGCAACGCTCAATTAAGCAAGAAGTTTCTTCTGCACTGAACCGAACATCTGGTTCAGAAG GGATATTTGAAGACAGTTTACCAGACGAAGAACCCAAATGGGACCGAGTAAGGAAAGGAATTTGTTGTATATGCTGTGATAACCATATTGATGCTTTGTTGTACAG ATGCGGGCACATGTGCACATGTTCAAAATGTGCTAAAAAGTTGGTGGAAGCAAGAGGAAAGTGTCCGATGTGTCATGCGCCTATTCTAGAAGTGATTCGTGCTTACTCCTTATGA